In one window of Aceticella autotrophica DNA:
- the rnc gene encoding ribonuclease III, translated as MQHLHLKNFERGNFVENNSQFNELENKLKYNFKNRILLKQALTHSSWSNESKNIGVNNERLEFLGDSVLSIIISEYLYKKRRDLEEGFLSKFRAEIVCEPSLAKCAKELELGKYLLMGKGEELTGGRERDSILADAVEALIAAIYLDSDLNKTREIVLKILKNIIDGVLSGLIYRDYKTKLQEVTQKMGIGKINYEIIDEYGPDHNKTFVISVKIEENIIGTGSGRSKKEAEQSAALEALNKLGIIK; from the coding sequence ATGCAACACTTGCATTTAAAAAATTTTGAAAGAGGTAATTTTGTGGAAAATAATAGTCAATTTAATGAATTGGAAAATAAATTAAAATATAATTTTAAAAATAGAATATTGCTTAAACAGGCACTGACACATAGTTCATGGTCAAATGAGAGTAAAAATATAGGTGTAAATAATGAAAGACTTGAGTTTTTAGGGGATTCAGTATTAAGTATTATTATTAGCGAATACCTATATAAAAAAAGAAGGGATTTAGAAGAAGGATTCCTTTCCAAATTCAGGGCAGAAATTGTGTGTGAACCATCTCTTGCAAAATGCGCAAAAGAATTGGAACTTGGTAAATATCTCCTAATGGGTAAGGGTGAAGAATTAACTGGCGGAAGAGAAAGGGATTCTATACTGGCTGATGCAGTAGAAGCATTAATAGCTGCAATATATTTAGATTCTGATTTAAATAAAACCAGAGAAATTGTATTAAAAATTTTAAAAAATATAATAGATGGAGTATTAAGTGGTCTTATTTATCGCGATTATAAAACAAAGTTGCAGGAAGTAACACAAAAAATGGGAATTGGCAAAATAAATTATGAAATAATAGATGAATATGGACCAGATCATAATAAAACATTTGTAATAAGTGTGAAGATAGAAGAAAATATAATTGGTACGGGTTCAGGGAGAAGCAAAAAAGAAGCGGAACAAAGTGCTGCTTTGGAAGCATTAAACAAACTGGGGATAATAAAATGA
- the fabF gene encoding beta-ketoacyl-ACP synthase II, which translates to MNRVVITGIGVITPLGNTIEKYWDSLINGKSGIDRITKFDVSSYTTKLAAEVKDFVSTDYIEKKEVKRMDRFAQFALSSAKLALEDSKLDLSKEDLDRAGVIYASGVGGIETLENQHNILLKKGPGRVSPFFVPMMIPDMAAGLISITYGLKGHNETIVNACASSSSAIGDAFKVIQRGDADFIVTGGSEAAITPLSLAGFCAIKAMTTNEDPNTACRPFDANRDGFVMGEGSGTLILESLEHALNRGAYIYAEIIGYGASADAYHITAPEPTGAGAVRAMKNALKDADIKTEDVDYINAHGTSTVYNDKYETMAIKNIFGKHAYELKISSTKSMTGHLLGASGAIEAIATILALKNGIIPPTINYVTQDPECDLNYVPNKAIKEEIKYALSNSFGFGGHNATLAFKKF; encoded by the coding sequence ATGAATAGAGTTGTTATTACAGGAATTGGTGTTATAACCCCCCTTGGCAATACAATAGAGAAGTATTGGGATTCTCTTATTAATGGAAAATCAGGTATTGACAGAATAACAAAATTTGATGTGAGTTCATATACTACAAAATTGGCTGCAGAAGTAAAGGATTTTGTTTCCACAGATTATATAGAAAAAAAAGAAGTCAAAAGGATGGATAGATTTGCACAGTTTGCATTATCAAGTGCAAAATTGGCTTTGGAAGATTCAAAATTAGATTTATCCAAAGAAGACCTTGATAGAGCAGGTGTAATATATGCTTCAGGTGTTGGAGGTATTGAAACACTTGAAAATCAGCATAATATTCTTCTTAAAAAAGGTCCTGGAAGGGTTAGCCCGTTTTTTGTGCCTATGATGATACCAGATATGGCTGCAGGTCTTATATCGATAACCTATGGGTTAAAAGGTCATAATGAGACAATTGTAAATGCATGTGCATCAAGTTCAAGTGCGATTGGTGATGCTTTTAAAGTTATTCAAAGGGGTGACGCAGATTTTATTGTAACTGGTGGCAGTGAAGCTGCAATAACACCATTATCTCTTGCAGGTTTTTGCGCAATAAAAGCAATGACAACAAATGAGGATCCTAATACTGCATGTAGACCTTTTGACGCAAATAGGGATGGTTTTGTAATGGGAGAAGGTTCAGGTACATTAATTCTCGAATCTTTAGAACATGCATTAAACAGAGGTGCATACATATATGCTGAAATAATAGGATATGGTGCAAGTGCAGATGCATATCATATAACAGCACCTGAGCCGACAGGGGCAGGTGCAGTAAGAGCGATGAAAAATGCTTTAAAAGATGCTGATATAAAAACAGAGGATGTTGATTATATAAATGCACATGGCACTTCAACAGTTTATAATGATAAATATGAAACAATGGCTATTAAGAATATATTTGGCAAACACGCCTATGAATTAAAAATTAGTTCAACAAAATCTATGACAGGGCATCTTCTTGGGGCATCTGGTGCGATTGAAGCAATTGCGACGATTCTTGCATTAAAAAATGGGATTATTCCGCCGACAATCAATTATGTTACACAAGATCCTGAATGTGATTTGAATTATGTTCCCAATAAAGCAATAAAAGAAGAAATAAAATATGCATTATCAAATTCATTTGGTTTTGGGGGACATAATGCAACACTTGCATTTAAAAAATTTTGA
- the acpP gene encoding acyl carrier protein, which produces MDFEKIRDIIVEQLGVDPGEVTMESSFIDDLGADSLDIVELIMALEEEFDVEIPDEDAEKIKTVGDVVEYLKNVK; this is translated from the coding sequence ATGGATTTTGAGAAAATTAGAGATATTATCGTTGAACAATTGGGTGTTGATCCTGGTGAAGTAACAATGGAATCATCTTTCATAGATGATTTAGGAGCGGATTCTTTAGATATAGTAGAGCTTATAATGGCGCTTGAAGAAGAATTTGATGTTGAAATACCTGATGAGGATGCAGAAAAGATTAAAACTGTTGGAGATGTTGTTGAATACTTAAAGAATGTGAAATAA
- the fabG gene encoding 3-oxoacyl-[acyl-carrier-protein] reductase, with protein sequence MNKEGKTALVTGGSRGIGKAVAIQLAKDGFNIAINYSKNSKSADEVVEIAKSYGVNAISLMCDISQYKQVENMIKEIIEKFGAINVVVNNAGITRDNLLLRMSEEEWDDVINTNLKGAFNVIKFASKHMLKKKEGKIINISSIIGIIGNAGQVNYAASKAGIIGLTKSVAKELAARGITANAIAPGFIETEMTDILKKDIKEQMINSIPLKRAGNPQDIANVVSFLASSAADYITGQVINVDGGMVM encoded by the coding sequence ATGAATAAAGAAGGTAAAACAGCCCTTGTAACAGGAGGTTCAAGAGGCATTGGAAAGGCAGTAGCGATACAGCTTGCTAAAGATGGTTTTAATATAGCTATAAATTATTCTAAAAACTCAAAAAGTGCTGATGAAGTTGTAGAAATAGCGAAATCATACGGTGTAAATGCTATTTCATTAATGTGTGATATTTCTCAATATAAGCAGGTTGAAAACATGATAAAGGAAATAATAGAGAAATTTGGAGCAATAAATGTAGTTGTAAACAATGCAGGTATAACAAGAGACAATCTTTTATTAAGAATGTCTGAAGAAGAATGGGATGATGTTATTAATACAAATTTAAAAGGTGCTTTTAATGTAATAAAATTTGCTTCAAAACATATGCTAAAGAAAAAAGAAGGGAAAATAATAAATATTTCATCAATAATAGGAATAATAGGTAATGCAGGTCAGGTTAACTATGCAGCATCAAAGGCTGGAATAATAGGTTTGACAAAGTCAGTTGCAAAAGAACTTGCTGCAAGAGGAATTACTGCAAATGCAATTGCACCTGGTTTTATTGAAACAGAGATGACTGATATATTAAAAAAAGACATAAAAGAACAGATGATAAATTCCATACCTTTAAAAAGAGCAGGAAATCCTCAGGATATAGCAAATGTTGTATCATTTTTAGCCAGTAGTGCTGCAGATTACATAACAGGGCAGGTAATTAATGTTGACGGTGGAATGGTTATGTAA
- the fabD gene encoding ACP S-malonyltransferase produces the protein MKTAFIYPGQGAQYVGMGKDIYENHIEAREIFEEANDALKFNITRLCFEGPDTELMKTENTQPAILTVSVALTKVLLKKGLNPDVTAGLSLGEYSSLVLAGVLSFADAVRLVKNRGKYMQNVVPLGVGATAAIIGLENKIVEDICKEASSDGIVEPTNYNYPGQLCIAGEIKAVEKAVEIAKDKGAKKAVMLPVSAPFHCSMLKKAGDLLKQDLDSIKLNGMEIPVIANVTAEYEKLEDVKDLLIKQVSHPVLWEQSINKMINEGIDAFIEIGPGNTLTGFMKRIDKTKAAFNFQDEVSLSKLLTSMGGL, from the coding sequence GTGAAAACTGCATTCATTTATCCGGGACAGGGTGCTCAATATGTTGGAATGGGAAAAGATATATATGAAAATCATATCGAAGCAAGAGAAATTTTTGAGGAAGCAAATGATGCTTTAAAATTTAATATTACGAGATTATGTTTTGAAGGTCCTGATACGGAACTCATGAAAACAGAAAACACCCAGCCTGCTATTTTAACAGTCAGTGTTGCACTTACAAAGGTATTACTTAAAAAAGGATTAAATCCAGATGTTACTGCCGGATTAAGTCTTGGAGAATACAGTTCCCTAGTTTTAGCAGGTGTTTTATCCTTTGCTGATGCGGTCAGGTTGGTGAAAAACAGGGGGAAATACATGCAGAATGTGGTTCCTTTAGGGGTTGGAGCTACAGCAGCAATTATCGGGCTTGAAAATAAAATTGTCGAGGATATATGTAAAGAAGCATCAAGTGATGGTATTGTGGAACCAACAAATTACAATTATCCTGGTCAGTTATGCATTGCAGGGGAAATCAAGGCTGTTGAGAAGGCTGTTGAAATTGCAAAGGATAAGGGTGCTAAAAAAGCAGTTATGCTTCCTGTTAGTGCACCATTTCATTGCAGTATGCTAAAAAAAGCTGGGGATTTACTAAAACAAGACCTTGATTCAATAAAACTGAATGGCATGGAAATACCTGTAATTGCAAATGTTACGGCAGAATATGAAAAATTAGAAGATGTAAAAGATTTGTTAATAAAACAAGTGAGTCATCCTGTTTTATGGGAACAGTCCATAAATAAAATGATAAATGAGGGTATTGATGCTTTTATTGAGATTGGGCCAGGTAATACATTGACAGGTTTTATGAAAAGGATAGATAAAACTAAAGCTGCATTTAATTTTCAAGATGAGGTTTCTTTGTCTAAACTTTTGACGAGTATGGGGGGATTATGA
- the fabK gene encoding enoyl-[acyl-carrier-protein] reductase FabK: protein MFKTKLLDILEIKYPLFQGGMAWVATAELAAAVSNAGGLGIIGAGNSPGEFVKEQIRKAKELTDKIFGVNVMMMSPYVDEVIEIILEEKVGVITTGAGNPGKYIKSLKERGIKVIPVIPSVALAKRMESIGVDALIAEGTESGGHIGELTTMALVPQVVDAVNIPVIAAGGIGDGRGVAAAFCLGASGVQLGTRFICSEECTANQRYKEYIINAKDRDAVVSGRTTGHPIRSLKNYLTMKFEKAEKSGASKEELEKLGAGKLRDAVVMGDVENGSVMAGQISGLIKDIKPVKTIITDLFDEAEETIKKLYGGENS from the coding sequence ATGTTTAAAACTAAATTATTGGATATATTAGAAATTAAATATCCTCTTTTTCAGGGAGGAATGGCATGGGTGGCGACTGCAGAATTAGCTGCAGCGGTGTCTAATGCCGGTGGACTTGGTATTATTGGCGCAGGTAATTCACCTGGAGAGTTTGTAAAAGAACAAATTAGAAAAGCAAAGGAATTGACTGATAAAATTTTTGGTGTAAATGTAATGATGATGTCACCTTATGTTGATGAGGTTATCGAAATTATTTTGGAAGAAAAAGTTGGTGTTATCACAACAGGTGCTGGTAATCCGGGTAAATATATAAAGAGCCTAAAAGAAAGAGGGATAAAAGTAATACCTGTTATTCCATCTGTTGCACTTGCAAAGAGAATGGAATCTATAGGAGTAGATGCATTAATTGCTGAGGGTACAGAGTCAGGAGGACATATCGGCGAGTTAACAACTATGGCATTAGTACCACAAGTTGTAGATGCGGTTAACATACCTGTTATTGCTGCTGGTGGAATTGGCGACGGCAGGGGTGTTGCGGCAGCATTTTGCCTTGGCGCATCAGGAGTACAACTCGGTACAAGATTTATTTGTTCTGAGGAATGCACAGCAAATCAAAGATATAAGGAATATATCATAAATGCCAAAGATAGAGATGCTGTTGTAAGTGGAAGAACAACAGGTCATCCAATTCGTTCACTTAAAAACTATTTGACGATGAAATTTGAAAAAGCAGAGAAAAGTGGAGCATCAAAGGAAGAATTAGAAAAATTAGGTGCAGGCAAATTAAGAGATGCGGTTGTGATGGGCGATGTAGAGAATGGTTCTGTAATGGCAGGACAGATATCAGGTTTAATAAAGGATATTAAACCTGTCAAAACCATAATTACTGATTTATTTGATGAAGCGGAAGAGACAATTAAAAAATTATACGGAGGGGAAAATTCGTGA
- a CDS encoding beta-ketoacyl-ACP synthase III, with the protein MQENKKRAGILGTGSYLPDNILTNAELEKMVDTSDEWITTRTGIKERRIADKSVTTSFMATAAAKKALEDSGIAADEIDLIIVATVVPDMNFPSTACMVQANIGAKNAAAFDIEVGCSGFIYGLSIAQQFICNGFYKKILVIAADTLSKITNWKDRNTCVLFGDGAGAAVIGEVEGAYGILNTYIGADGEGGKHLFMPSSVSVIPPDEITDKDNFYTIHMDGQEIFKFAVKIINTASDEILKKCGLKPEDIDMFIPHQANIRIIEASMKRLKLSKEKVYINLDKYGNMSAASIIVALDEVNRNGMIKRNDNILMVAFGAGLTWGSVIIKWAK; encoded by the coding sequence ATGCAAGAAAATAAAAAAAGGGCTGGTATTTTAGGAACAGGGAGTTATCTACCTGATAATATTCTTACTAATGCCGAACTTGAAAAAATGGTTGATACTTCGGATGAATGGATAACAACAAGGACAGGAATTAAAGAGAGAAGAATAGCAGATAAGTCAGTTACAACCTCTTTTATGGCAACAGCCGCTGCTAAAAAGGCTTTGGAAGATTCAGGCATAGCTGCTGATGAAATTGATTTAATCATAGTTGCTACAGTTGTACCGGATATGAATTTTCCATCAACGGCATGTATGGTACAGGCAAATATTGGAGCCAAAAATGCTGCGGCATTTGACATTGAAGTTGGATGCTCCGGATTTATTTATGGGCTTTCTATAGCACAGCAGTTTATTTGTAATGGATTTTACAAAAAGATTTTAGTGATAGCTGCAGATACATTATCAAAAATTACAAATTGGAAAGATAGGAATACCTGTGTTTTGTTTGGAGATGGTGCAGGTGCTGCTGTTATTGGAGAAGTTGAAGGAGCATATGGCATACTAAATACATATATTGGTGCAGATGGTGAAGGAGGGAAGCATCTTTTTATGCCTTCCAGTGTTTCAGTGATACCACCAGATGAAATAACAGATAAAGATAATTTTTATACAATACATATGGATGGACAGGAAATTTTTAAGTTTGCTGTTAAAATAATAAATACTGCTTCAGATGAGATACTTAAAAAATGCGGATTAAAACCAGAGGACATTGATATGTTTATACCACATCAAGCTAATATTAGAATAATTGAGGCAAGCATGAAAAGATTAAAATTATCAAAAGAAAAAGTTTATATAAATCTTGACAAATATGGTAACATGTCGGCGGCTTCTATTATTGTAGCTCTTGATGAAGTAAATAGGAATGGAATGATAAAAAGAAATGATAATATACTGATGGTGGCATTTGGAGCCGGTTTAACATGGGGTTCCGTTATTATAAAATGGGCTAAATAG
- the plsX gene encoding phosphate acyltransferase PlsX — protein MKIAIDAMGGDYAPLEIIKGAELAIEKFDNIEIILLGNKEMINKNNKDEEKLKYIYTTEIISNNESPVTAIRKKKNSSMSVGLDLLNSDEADAFLSAGNTGALMAGALLKIGRIKGIDRPALAPILPTLKGATVLVDAGSNTECKPINLLQFAAMGYVYAQKMFNIDNPRVGLFNVGVEEEKGNDLTKQAYALIKNANLNFIGNVEGRDIAYGVAEVVACDGFVGNAILKSMEGTASIISLLLKEEFNRNLLTRLSAFLMIGGIKRIIKKMDYTEYGGAPLLGIKKPVIKAHGSSKAKAIYNAIRQAKNFVEMDVLTHIQKQIEIIGDDLNARK, from the coding sequence GTGAAAATAGCGATTGATGCCATGGGAGGTGATTATGCACCTCTTGAAATAATAAAGGGTGCCGAACTTGCTATTGAAAAATTTGATAATATAGAAATAATACTGCTGGGCAATAAGGAAATGATAAATAAAAACAATAAGGATGAAGAGAAACTAAAATATATTTATACTACTGAAATTATATCAAACAATGAATCACCCGTTACAGCAATAAGGAAAAAGAAAAATTCTTCAATGTCTGTTGGTTTAGACTTACTAAATTCAGATGAGGCTGATGCATTTTTATCAGCTGGTAATACAGGTGCATTGATGGCAGGTGCCCTTCTAAAAATAGGGAGAATTAAAGGAATTGATAGACCGGCACTTGCACCCATTCTTCCTACATTAAAGGGTGCAACAGTTTTAGTTGATGCGGGTTCAAATACTGAATGTAAACCAATAAATTTGCTTCAGTTTGCAGCAATGGGGTATGTATATGCACAAAAAATGTTTAATATTGATAATCCGAGGGTAGGACTTTTTAATGTGGGTGTTGAAGAAGAAAAAGGAAATGATTTAACAAAACAGGCATATGCTCTTATAAAAAATGCAAATTTAAATTTTATAGGTAATGTTGAGGGAAGAGATATTGCCTATGGTGTTGCTGAAGTTGTTGCATGCGATGGTTTTGTAGGCAATGCCATTTTAAAATCAATGGAAGGAACTGCCTCTATTATATCTTTACTTTTAAAAGAGGAATTCAACAGGAATCTATTAACAAGGCTAAGTGCTTTTTTAATGATTGGTGGGATTAAAAGGATCATAAAAAAAATGGATTATACTGAATATGGAGGTGCACCTTTATTAGGAATAAAAAAGCCTGTAATCAAAGCACATGGGAGTTCTAAAGCCAAGGCTATATATAATGCAATTAGGCAGGCAAAGAATTTTGTAGAAATGGATGTTTTAACACATATACAAAAACAAATCGAAATAATTGGAGATGATTTAAATGCAAGAAAATAA
- the fapR gene encoding transcription factor FapR — MIAKLSKKERHKQLNKKIQENPFYTDDELSEIFSVSVQTIRLDRMELGIPELRERIKTVAEKNYQKVKAIVGSEIVGELIDLELGKKGISIFEPTSDMTFLKTKVIRGHYIYSQAESLAISVIDADVALIGVANIKYKYPVKVGDKLIAKAEVIRQRGNKYFVWVKIKIKNKEVFRGKFILVSIMEDISQKRGDEISENSD; from the coding sequence ATGATTGCCAAATTAAGTAAAAAGGAAAGGCATAAACAGCTTAATAAAAAAATACAGGAAAATCCCTTTTATACAGATGATGAGCTTTCTGAAATATTTTCTGTCAGTGTTCAAACAATAAGACTTGATAGGATGGAACTTGGGATACCTGAATTAAGGGAAAGAATTAAAACCGTAGCTGAAAAAAACTATCAAAAAGTGAAGGCGATTGTTGGAAGCGAAATAGTTGGGGAATTAATAGACCTTGAACTTGGCAAAAAAGGAATATCAATTTTTGAACCCACATCAGATATGACTTTTTTAAAAACAAAGGTCATAAGAGGCCATTACATATATTCACAGGCTGAGTCACTTGCCATATCGGTAATTGATGCTGATGTTGCATTGATTGGTGTTGCAAATATAAAATATAAGTACCCCGTAAAGGTTGGGGATAAACTTATTGCTAAAGCTGAGGTCATAAGACAAAGGGGAAATAAATATTTTGTTTGGGTAAAAATAAAGATTAAAAACAAAGAAGTATTCAGAGGAAAATTTATTTTGGTTTCAATAATGGAGGATATTTCCCAAAAAAGAGGTGACGAAATAAGTGAAAATAGCGATTGA
- the rpmF gene encoding 50S ribosomal protein L32, translated as MPVPKRKTSKARRDKRRHSSKLKLPAYVLCPQCHEPKLPHRVCKNCGFYNDREVIKVEE; from the coding sequence ATGCCTGTTCCAAAGAGAAAAACTTCAAAAGCAAGAAGAGATAAAAGAAGACATAGTAGCAAATTAAAACTGCCAGCTTATGTATTATGTCCACAATGTCATGAACCTAAGCTGCCACACAGAGTCTGTAAAAATTGTGGATTTTATAATGATAGGGAAGTTATTAAGGTTGAAGAATAG
- a CDS encoding YceD family protein → MKIDLSKIKGHKCRNIDIDYEENLDMIEANNNTYKLDGPIHVSGNITSNLEDVFLKLFIKGKLIVQCDRCLENFIYKFDISLEESLSSFDKNYFEDNLQDKLNLSKAIKESIMLSLPMKFVCSEECKGLYYHCENNQSHESCNCQHIDPRLEALKKLSH, encoded by the coding sequence ATGAAAATAGATTTATCAAAAATAAAAGGACATAAGTGTCGAAATATAGATATAGATTATGAAGAAAATTTAGATATGATAGAAGCCAATAATAATACCTATAAACTGGATGGTCCTATACATGTTTCAGGCAATATAACAAGTAACCTTGAAGATGTTTTTTTAAAACTTTTTATTAAGGGGAAACTAATAGTTCAATGTGATAGATGCCTTGAAAATTTCATATATAAATTTGATATTTCATTAGAAGAATCATTGAGCAGTTTTGATAAAAACTATTTTGAAGATAATTTACAGGACAAATTAAATCTTTCAAAGGCAATTAAAGAGAGTATTATGCTTTCATTGCCAATGAAGTTTGTTTGTTCAGAAGAATGTAAAGGACTGTATTACCATTGTGAAAACAATCAAAGTCATGAATCATGTAATTGCCAGCATATAGATCCTAGATTAGAAGCATTAAAGAAATTATCACACTAA
- a CDS encoding acetate kinase, with the protein MIILVINCGSSSLKYQLINTENAEIMAKGLAERIGIDGSLLTHQVGDKKTKIEQDMKDHKDAIKMVLDALIDNDHGIIKSMSEINAVGHRVVHGGEVFSDSVLINDNVLKTLIDCIELAPLHNPANIDGIKACQEIMTSTPMVAVFDTAFHQTMPEHAYLYAIPYEYYLKYKIRRYGFHGTSHKYVSGRAAKMLNRPIEDLKIITCHLGNGSSITAVKGGESIDTSMGFTPLEGLPMGTRSGDIDPSIIPYLMQKENLSTEEVINILNKKSGVYGISGISSDFRDLEEAVDKENNERAKFALDVFEYRVKKIIGSYVAAMGGVDAIVFTAGVGENGINIRKSILNGLEFLGFNLDEEKNKVRGKEIIISTDDSKVKVMVIPTNEEYMIAKDTEKIVKDLV; encoded by the coding sequence ATGATAATATTAGTAATTAATTGTGGTAGTTCTTCGTTAAAATATCAGTTAATCAATACTGAAAATGCTGAAATAATGGCTAAAGGACTTGCTGAAAGGATTGGTATTGATGGTTCTTTATTAACACATCAAGTCGGCGACAAAAAAACAAAGATAGAGCAAGATATGAAGGACCATAAGGATGCAATTAAAATGGTTCTTGATGCACTTATAGATAATGACCATGGTATTATAAAAAGCATGTCGGAAATAAATGCTGTAGGACATAGGGTTGTACATGGTGGAGAAGTATTTTCTGATTCGGTGCTAATAAATGATAATGTTTTAAAAACATTAATAGATTGTATTGAATTAGCGCCACTGCATAATCCTGCAAATATAGATGGAATCAAAGCGTGTCAGGAGATAATGACTTCCACGCCAATGGTTGCAGTTTTTGATACTGCTTTTCATCAAACGATGCCTGAGCATGCCTATCTTTATGCAATACCATATGAATATTATCTGAAATATAAAATAAGAAGATATGGTTTCCATGGAACATCACATAAATATGTTTCTGGAAGGGCAGCAAAGATGCTTAATAGACCAATAGAAGATTTAAAAATAATAACCTGTCATCTTGGTAATGGTTCAAGCATAACAGCTGTAAAGGGAGGAGAGTCTATTGATACAAGTATGGGATTTACTCCTCTTGAAGGTTTGCCGATGGGAACACGTTCAGGTGATATAGACCCTTCAATAATACCATATTTAATGCAAAAGGAAAATTTATCAACTGAAGAGGTTATAAATATATTGAATAAGAAATCCGGAGTCTATGGTATATCAGGTATCAGCAGTGATTTTAGAGATTTGGAAGAAGCAGTTGATAAAGAAAACAATGAAAGAGCAAAGTTTGCTTTGGATGTATTTGAGTATAGGGTTAAGAAAATTATAGGTTCTTATGTTGCTGCTATGGGTGGAGTAGATGCGATAGTATTTACTGCAGGTGTTGGTGAAAATGGTATTAACATTAGAAAGTCGATATTAAATGGATTAGAATTCTTAGGATTTAATTTAGATGAAGAAAAAAATAAAGTAAGAGGAAAAGAAATCATTATTTCAACAGACGATTCAAAGGTTAAGGTTATGGTTATTCCAACAAATGAGGAGTATATGATTGCAAAAGATACCGAGAAGATTGTAAAAGATTTAGTTTAG
- the pta gene encoding phosphate acetyltransferase, which yields MSILNKIKENAKKNKKKIVLPEGSEPRTLRAVEIVTKEGIADLVLLGNENEIKNAAKGIDISKAEIIDPLKSDKFDLYVNKFYEMRKNKGITIEDAKKAIADTMYYGCMMVKLGDADGMVSGAIHPTADLFRPAFQIVKTAPGVKVVSSAFIMEVPDCPYGSDGVFVFADCAVNPLPDEEELAAIAIASAKTAKVLVGIEPRVAMLSFSTKGSGKHELVDKVRNATEIAKKLAPDILIDGEMQLDAAIIKEVGELKAPGSPVAGKANVLIFPDLQSGNIGYKLVQRLAKANAIGPVSQGIGAPINDLSRGCSVDDIVNVIAITALQAMQ from the coding sequence ATGAGTATACTAAATAAAATTAAAGAAAATGCTAAGAAGAATAAAAAAAAGATAGTATTACCGGAAGGAAGTGAACCAAGAACATTAAGAGCTGTTGAAATAGTAACTAAAGAAGGCATTGCTGATCTGGTTTTGCTTGGAAATGAAAACGAAATTAAAAATGCTGCCAAAGGTATAGATATTTCTAAAGCAGAAATTATTGACCCCTTAAAATCAGATAAATTTGATTTATATGTTAATAAATTTTATGAAATGCGCAAAAATAAAGGTATTACAATTGAAGATGCTAAAAAAGCGATTGCTGATACTATGTATTATGGTTGTATGATGGTAAAATTGGGAGATGCAGATGGTATGGTATCTGGTGCTATTCATCCTACAGCAGATTTATTCAGACCTGCGTTTCAGATTGTAAAGACGGCCCCTGGGGTTAAAGTCGTTTCAAGTGCCTTTATAATGGAAGTTCCTGATTGTCCTTACGGTTCTGATGGAGTCTTTGTTTTTGCTGATTGTGCTGTAAATCCTCTACCTGATGAGGAAGAGCTTGCTGCAATAGCAATTGCTTCAGCAAAAACCGCTAAAGTATTAGTAGGGATTGAACCGCGTGTTGCAATGCTTTCTTTTTCAACTAAAGGAAGTGGAAAACATGAATTAGTTGATAAAGTTAGAAATGCTACAGAAATTGCAAAAAAATTAGCACCCGATATATTAATTGATGGAGAGATGCAGCTTGATGCGGCAATTATAAAAGAGGTTGGAGAATTAAAAGCTCCGGGGAGTCCTGTTGCCGGTAAAGCAAATGTACTTATATTCCCTGATTTACAATCCGGAAATATCGGATATAAACTTGTTCAAAGGCTTGCAAAAGCAAATGCAATCGGACCTGTATCACAAGGAATAGGTGCGCCTATAAATGACCTTTCAAGGGGATGCAGTGTAGATGATATTGTAAATGTAATTGCTATAACAGCTTTACAAGCTATGCAATAA